In Gadus chalcogrammus isolate NIFS_2021 chromosome 1, NIFS_Gcha_1.0, whole genome shotgun sequence, one DNA window encodes the following:
- the LOC130384867 gene encoding MYND-type zinc finger-containing chromatin reader ZMYND8-like isoform X2, with translation MHPQSLAEEEIKTESDVLEGMEVSVPTKVPDPPGSAERVLVPQKRKVSSPTHSSNGHSPTDTSPSPVKKKKKPGAMSSHNKDQSELRHGPFYYAKQPALTTDPVDVVPQDGRNDFYCWLCHREGQVLCCELCPRVYHAKCLKLPAEPEGDWFCPECEKITVAECIETQSKAMTMLTIDQLSYLLKFALQKMKQPGTEPFHKPVALEQHPDYAEYIFHAMDLFTLEKNVKKKMYGCTEAFLADVKWILHNCIIYNGGNHKLTATAKVIVKICEHEMNEIEVCPECYLSSCQKRDNWFCEPCSPPHPLVWAKLKGFPFWPAKALREKDGQVDARFFGQHDRAWVPLNNCYLMSKEIPFSVKKTKSIFNSAMQEMEVYVENIRRKFGVFNYAPFRTPFTPNNQLQMLLDPSNPGAGTVKLEKPEKLRLNFDITISPKMLLGKSSAPSGMSRRISMTDMPRSPMSTNSSVHTGSDAEPDGNDKPPRNLPFHYSTGEESMDFSASPASSKIGPAGSATGSPKPFNPGLVPKQERTTGPGSILNLNLDRVKAEMDLKELSESVQQQQQQQQGAAVLPTPKRPIRSLDKTIESCKAQLGIDEISEDVYKGVEHSDSEDSDKSDSSDSEYPSDEEHKPKSSAHEDKEKAERRRPRSLGQGEGPEGGSDTGDKVTSDPLVTEKPGSNGQDRDPQDKPRGPGGQPPLDTTKAPEEGRSAALASSAEQDSDSERELVIDLGDENGGRDRKRPKKEPATSMAKMVKDPSAVKMEGKCPLSAVAASPAQEALNQKDSSQPPTMAAHSLVSAAASAQTTTAPVWSPPAPTPSSTSASTTSSTSTSVAAAPSAAKKQRPLLPKEAGQAVPRAVVWNPTSKFPTSFKKVHVQKVQSQQHQQPPQQPGEPAAVAAPAPVAAPLQAHSPSQSQQQNSSSSSRYQTRQSAKVKDPPHSTSTSSATPTTAGGASSTSSSAASSSSFLIGDLQIPTGSADVAADIAKYTSKMMDTIKGTMTEIYNDLSKSTSGNTIAEIRRLRIEIEKLQWLHQQELSEMKHNLELTMAEMRQSLEQERERLVAEVKKQTESEKQQAVDETKKKQWCANCRKEAIFYCCWNTSYCDYPCQQAHWPEHMKSCTQSGRPNSTAPQPEPETEPSSDPTAKPPTHPPATQTLPSAAGSIPDKNSSPRYLEKSKDTAAGVTVT, from the exons ATGCATCCACAGAG CTTGGCTGAAGAGGAAATCAAGACTGAGTCCGATGTACTAGAAGGGATGGAGGTGTCCGTGCCAACCAAAG TCCCTGACCCCCCAGGGTCAGCGGAACGGGTGCTGGTACCTCAGAAAAGGAAGGTGTCGAGTCCCACCCATTCCTCCAATGGCCACTCCCCGACCGACACCTCCCCAAGCCCcgtgaaaaagaagaagaaacctGGAGCCATGAGCTCTCACAACAAAGACCAG TCAGAGCTAAGGCACGGCCCCTTTTACTATGCCAAGCAGCCGGCACTCACCACAGACCCTGTTGACGTTGTACCGCAGGACGGCAGGAACGACTTCTATTGCTGGCTGTGCCACCGCGAGGGTCAGGTGCTCTGCTGTGAGCTCTGCCCCCGGGTGTACCACGCCAAGTGCCTCAAACTGCCCGCCGAGCCTGAGGGCGATTGGTTCTGTCCAGAGTGTGAG AAAATAACCGTGGCAGAATGCATAGAGACCCAGAGCAAGGCCATGACCATGCTCACGATAGACCAGCTATCCTACCTGCTTAAGTTTGCCCTCCAGAAGATGAAACAGCCAGGG ACGGAGCCCTTCCATAAGCCTGTGGCTTTGGAACAGCACCCAGATTATGCAGAATACATCTTTCACGCAATGGACCTTTTCACCCTAGAGAAG AATGTCAAAAAGAAGATGTATGGCTGTACTGAAGCCTTTCTGGCTGATGTGAAATGGATCTTACACAATTGTATAATTTATAATGGAG GTAATCACAAACTAACCGCAACAGCAAAGGTCATTGTTAAGATTTGTGAACATGAG ATGAATGAGATAGAGGTCTGTCCAGAGTGCTACCTGTCGTCCTGCCAAAAAAGGGATAACTGGTTCTGTGAGCCATGT AGCCCGCCCCACCCTCTGGTGTGGGCTAAGCTGAAGGGCTTCCCGTTCTGGCCGGCTAAAGCACTGCGGGAGAAGGACGGCCAGGTAGACGCACGCTTCTTCGGTCAACACGACAG GGCTTGGGTGCCGCTCAACAACTGCTACCTCATGTCCAAAGAAATCCCGTTCTCGGTGAAGAAGACCAAGAGCATCTTCAACAGCGCCATGCAGGAGATGGAGGTCTACGTGGAGAACATCCGCAGGAAATTCGGCGTCTTCAACTACGCGCCGTTCCGCACGCCCTTCACCCCCAACAACCAGCTGCAGATGCTGCTGGACCCGTCCAACCCCGGGGCGGGCACCGTGAAACTTGAGAAACCGGAAAAGCTGCGCCTCAACTTTGACATCACCATTTCCCCCAAGATGCTCCTGGGCAAGAGCTCGGCGCCCAGCGGCATGAGCCGGCGCATCTCCATGACGGACATGCCGCGCTCCCCCATGAGCACCAACTCCTCCGTCCACACGGGGTCGGACGCGGAGCCGGACGGCAACGACAAGCCACCCCGGAACCTGCCGTTCCACTACAGCACGGGAGAGGAGTCCATGGATTTCAGCG CATCCCCCGCCTCTTCGAAGATAGGCCCAGCAGGCAGCGCGACGGGCAGCCCGAAGCCCTTCAACCCTGGGCTGGTGCCAAAGCAGGAGAGGACTACAGGCCCAGGGAGCATCCTTAATCTGAATCTGG ACCGGGTGAAGGCTGAGATGGATCTGAAGGAGCTGAGTGAGTCTgtgcagcagcaacagcaacagcagcagggtGCGGCGGTCCTACCCACACCGAAGAGACCAATCAGAAGCCTGGACAAGACCATAGAAAGCTGCAAGGCCCAACTGG GCATAGACGAGATATCGGAAGATGTCTACAAAGGTGTGGAACACAGTGACTCTGAGGATTCAGACAAATCCGACTCCAGCGACAGCGAGTACCCAAGCGATGAGGAGCACAAGCCCAAGAGCTCGGCCCACGAGGACAAGGAGAAAGCTGAGAGAAGGAGGCCAAGGTCCTTAGGCCAGGGGGAGGGCCCGGAGGGAGGGTCGGACACGGGGGATAAGGTCACCTCCGATCCCTTGGTCACAGAGAAGCCGGGCAGCAACGGCCAGGATAGGGACCCCCAGGACAAGCCCAGGGGGCCCGGGGGTCAGCCCCCTCTGGATACAACCAAGGCCCCAGAGGAAGGGAGGTCGGCTGCCCTTGCGTCCTCGGCAGAGCAAGACTCTGATTCTGAAAGAGAGCTGGTGATCGACCTGGGTGATGAGAATGGTGGCCGCGATCGCAAGAGGCCCAAGAAAGAGCCTGCAACTTCTATGGCCAAAATGGTCAAAGATCCTTCTGCTGTCAAGATGGAAG GTAAATGTCCATTGTCTGCTGTAGCAGCCTCACCAGCACAGGAAGCTTTGAACCAAAAAGACTCCTCCCAGCCCCCCACAATGGCTGCCCACAGCCTAGTGTCTGCAGCGGCTTCCGCTCAGACCACCACAGCCCCTGTCTggagcccccccgcccccactccttcctccacttcggcgtccaccaccagcagcacctccacATCCGTCGCCGCCGCCCCTTCAGCTGCAAAGaaacagcgccctctgctgcCCAAGGAGGCGGGTCAGGCTGTGCCCCGCGCGGTCGTGTGGAATCCCACGAGCAAGTTCCCCACCTCCTTCAAGAAGGTGCACGTGCAGAAAGTTCAGagccagcagcatcagcagccgCCGCAGCAGCCTGGGGAGCCGGCAGCGGTGGCGGCGCCGGCCCCGGTGGCGGCGCCGCTGCAGGCCCACAGCCCGTCACAGTCACAGCAGCAGAACTCCTCGTCCAGCAGCCGCTACCAGACCAGGCAGTCCGCTAAAG TGAAAGACCCCCCTCATAGCACTTCAACCTCGTCTGCTACGCCCACCACTGCTGGCGgggccagctccacctcctcctccgccgcctcctcctcctccttcctgatTGGAGACCTGCAGATCCCCACAGGCTCAGCTGACGTGGCCGCAGACATAGCCAAGTACACAAGCAAA ATGATGGACACAATAAAAGGGACAATGACGGAGATCTACAACGACCTTTCCAAAAGCACATCAGGAAACACAATCGCTGAG ATACGACGGTTACGGATAGAGATAGAGAAGCTGCAGTGGTTACATCAGCAAGAGCTGTCTGAGATGAAGCACAATCTGG AGCTGACTATGGCGGAGATGCGCCAGAGtctggagcaggagagggagcggCTGGTGGCCGAGGTGAAGAAACAGACGGAGTCGGAGAAGCAGCAGGCGGTGGACGAGACCAAGAAGAAACAATGGTGCGCCAACTGCAGGAAGGAGGCCATCTTCTACTGCTGCTGGAACACCAGCTACTGCGACTACCCCTGCCAGCAGGCCCACTGGCCGGAGCACATGAAGTCCTGCACTCAGTCAGGTCGGCCCAACT CCACAGCTCCACAGCCGGAACCCGAGACAGAGCCCAGCTCCGACCCTACGGCCAAGCCTCCGACTCACCCCCCCGCCACGCAGACACTTCCCTCCGCCGCTGGGTCGATACCAGACAAAAACTCCTCCCCCCGATATTTGGAAAAAAGCAAGGACACTGCGGCTGGAGTTACTGTAACCTAA